One window of the Granulicella arctica genome contains the following:
- a CDS encoding TonB-dependent receptor plug domain-containing protein: protein METTDHRVSTVADGMGAFALDLNGAGTAVLHAYGQEMNSASVTVAVSDGTEVQLVLSPSSLMQDATVTATRSGVEMGPAAVTQSSLSSEKLTKYPALTLDESLRQHAGFELFRRSSGWIQNPTSQGVSLRGLGSTAVSRTLILANSAPLNDPFGGWIHWNELPPATIEAVTITSGGGSDLYGSSALGGVIDIAAAHPQEPRADVSIASAGEDTRTANGRGDLQQGKWHELAAGEDFRTAGYILTAPAVRGPVDVPANVHFENGRVEVDRTLGLTGRAFVTGNLLNEARGNGTPVTTNGTRLWRYLAGDDWSSGTRASGRARLFGSDEAYRQRFSSLGAGRRAETLTRVQKNETQELGASTDASFHLAHIAFVGGADVRDIRAGNREKPATALQVTTSRQRFIGGFGEVIAEHGRWSGAASIRVDSASNLDTTMFTGPVATVIPNRNEIVSSPRVGVVRQLSRQVSLHGSGFRAFRTPTMNELYRTGQVGQETTQANPKLVSERATGAEGGVTVALPRVAVRATYFWTEINRPVAAVVISSTATSILEMRQNLGQIQSQGIETSVDVNEGHGVSGSFGYQYAHAVVTKFSAQPTLVGNWIPDVAREIATAQLRFQNVRFGELTLSARNSGRAFDDSANTFVLHSFFQLDVYGERRLGRGFTAFVSGQNLLDRRADVARTPVLTQGIPFIAQGGVRYGWGARNN, encoded by the coding sequence GTGGAGACGACTGATCATCGCGTCTCGACTGTCGCCGATGGAATGGGTGCTTTCGCGCTCGACTTGAACGGTGCGGGGACTGCGGTACTGCACGCATACGGCCAAGAAATGAACTCGGCAAGTGTAACGGTCGCGGTGTCAGATGGAACCGAGGTGCAGTTGGTGCTATCACCTTCTTCGCTGATGCAGGATGCAACCGTTACGGCTACGCGGAGTGGCGTTGAGATGGGACCTGCTGCGGTGACGCAGAGTTCTCTGAGTAGTGAGAAGCTCACGAAATATCCTGCGCTTACGCTGGATGAATCGCTGCGACAGCATGCTGGTTTCGAGCTGTTCCGCCGTTCGAGCGGCTGGATCCAGAATCCTACGAGTCAGGGTGTTTCGCTTCGCGGGCTTGGTTCTACGGCGGTGAGTCGAACGTTGATCCTGGCGAACTCTGCTCCGCTCAATGATCCGTTTGGTGGATGGATTCATTGGAACGAGCTTCCTCCCGCAACGATCGAGGCGGTGACGATTACGAGCGGTGGCGGCTCGGATCTGTATGGTTCGAGTGCGCTTGGCGGTGTGATCGACATCGCTGCAGCGCATCCGCAGGAACCGCGTGCGGATGTCAGTATCGCGTCGGCAGGTGAAGATACGCGGACTGCGAATGGCCGCGGCGATCTTCAACAGGGAAAGTGGCATGAACTGGCTGCCGGTGAGGACTTCCGAACTGCAGGCTACATTCTCACGGCGCCTGCGGTTCGAGGTCCTGTTGATGTTCCAGCGAACGTGCACTTCGAGAACGGTCGCGTTGAGGTCGACCGCACGCTTGGTCTAACAGGGCGAGCGTTTGTGACCGGCAACCTGCTGAACGAAGCGCGGGGCAATGGAACTCCTGTTACGACAAATGGAACACGTTTATGGCGTTATCTTGCCGGTGATGATTGGAGCTCGGGAACGCGCGCGAGCGGTCGTGCAAGGCTGTTTGGCAGCGATGAAGCCTATCGGCAACGCTTCTCGTCTCTTGGTGCCGGGCGACGAGCAGAGACACTGACACGCGTACAGAAGAACGAGACGCAGGAGCTTGGTGCTTCGACCGATGCATCGTTCCATCTTGCCCATATTGCATTCGTCGGTGGTGCGGATGTTCGTGATATCCGCGCTGGCAATCGCGAGAAACCGGCTACAGCGTTGCAGGTTACAACATCGCGACAACGCTTTATCGGCGGATTTGGCGAGGTAATTGCCGAGCATGGTCGATGGTCAGGCGCTGCTTCGATTCGGGTCGATTCGGCTTCAAACCTCGACACGACGATGTTTACGGGGCCAGTCGCAACGGTCATTCCGAACCGGAATGAGATTGTGAGCAGTCCGCGTGTTGGCGTGGTTCGGCAGCTTTCGCGGCAGGTATCGCTGCATGGTTCAGGCTTCCGCGCGTTTCGAACACCGACGATGAACGAGCTTTATCGGACTGGTCAGGTTGGCCAGGAGACGACGCAGGCCAATCCGAAGCTGGTGTCGGAGCGAGCCACTGGCGCTGAAGGCGGTGTCACTGTTGCGCTGCCGCGTGTTGCAGTGCGAGCGACTTACTTCTGGACTGAGATCAATCGACCGGTTGCTGCGGTGGTGATCAGCAGTACAGCGACGTCGATCCTCGAGATGCGGCAGAACCTTGGACAGATCCAGAGTCAGGGTATTGAGACGAGCGTTGATGTGAATGAAGGGCATGGAGTCTCGGGCAGCTTTGGCTACCAGTATGCGCATGCTGTGGTGACGAAGTTCTCAGCGCAACCGACGCTTGTCGGGAACTGGATTCCTGATGTGGCGCGTGAGATCGCTACGGCTCAGTTGCGATTCCAGAATGTGCGGTTTGGCGAGTTGACGCTGTCGGCGAGGAACAGTGGACGCGCGTTTGACGATAGTGCGAATACGTTTGTTCTGCACTCCTTCTTTCAACTCGATGTGTATGGCGAGCGACGCCTGGGACGCGGATTTACGGCGTTTGTTTCGGGGCAGAATCTGCTGGACCGACGAGCGGATGTGGCTCGAA